A part of Thiomicrorhabdus sediminis genomic DNA contains:
- a CDS encoding YqgE/AlgH family protein: MKQINSLEHHFLVAMPSLDDSWFEKTVIYLAEDNEHGSMGLVINQPHKLVVSDLLEHFDLSVANSNDINNQIVLTGGPIDGERGFILHQDRHEWKSSMHLPDNISMTVSEDFLKALSDNEVDGDFLVCLGFAGWEPGQLAQEIQENCWLTIPFNQSLMFETPIEQRWQVALGTLGVSPEFLSREAGNA, from the coding sequence ATGAAGCAGATAAACTCCCTAGAACACCATTTTCTTGTCGCCATGCCCTCTCTTGACGATAGCTGGTTTGAAAAAACCGTTATTTACTTGGCGGAAGACAATGAACACGGCTCCATGGGGTTGGTAATCAACCAACCCCATAAATTGGTTGTGTCCGATCTACTGGAACACTTTGATTTATCGGTTGCCAACAGCAACGACATCAATAATCAAATAGTGCTTACCGGAGGTCCGATTGATGGTGAACGCGGTTTTATTCTGCATCAGGACCGCCATGAGTGGAAAAGCTCAATGCACCTGCCGGATAATATTTCGATGACGGTTTCCGAAGACTTCCTGAAGGCACTGAGTGATAACGAAGTCGATGGCGACTTTCTTGTCTGCCTTGGCTTTGCCGGTTGGGAACCCGGTCAATTAGCACAAGAGATACAGGAAAACTGCTGGCTGACCATTCCGTTTAACCAAAGCCTGATGTTCGAGACCCCGATTGAACAGCGCTGGCAGGTTGCACTGGGTACCTTGGGCGTTTCTCCTGAATTTTTAAGCCGCGAGGCCGGCAATGCCTAA
- the ruvX gene encoding Holliday junction resolvase RuvX, with the protein MPKRQKQDIEGIVIGFDFGLRRIGVAIGQTISQTATPEAIVASQDGKPDWQHISALFERWQPEAIVVGLPMRLDGSEQPLTQPARKFGQRLSGRYQRPVFYIEEQLSSVEAENRAVKQQHIDDHAAQILLENWLQSA; encoded by the coding sequence ATGCCTAAACGGCAGAAACAAGATATCGAAGGCATTGTCATCGGGTTCGATTTCGGCCTGCGTCGAATAGGTGTGGCAATCGGGCAGACCATTAGCCAAACCGCTACTCCGGAAGCGATTGTCGCGAGTCAGGACGGCAAACCCGACTGGCAGCATATCAGCGCACTGTTTGAAAGATGGCAACCCGAAGCGATTGTTGTCGGTCTGCCGATGCGATTGGATGGCAGTGAACAGCCACTAACACAACCGGCACGCAAATTCGGCCAGCGTTTAAGCGGACGTTATCAGCGCCCGGTTTTTTACATCGAAGAACAATTAAGCTCTGTGGAAGCCGAGAACCGCGCAGTAAAACAACAACATATCGATGACCATGCGGCACAAATTTTATTGGAAAACTGGTTACAATCTGCGTAG